One region of Qipengyuania sp. SS22 genomic DNA includes:
- a CDS encoding acyl-CoA dehydrogenase family protein, with amino-acid sequence MATQLEPDVHADEEAFRTEVQQFLATHFTDELKGSANALAGVDGPTDETPAQTKWREAVGERGWGTPTWPKEYGGGGLTKAQAKIVDQEFAKAGAYNPIGGMGVMMFGPTLLEYGNEKQKQEHIPPICRGEIRWCQGYSEPNAGSDLANLQTFAEDKGDHYIVNGQKTWTSGGQWADKCFAIVRTDKSDKHRGISFMLLDMEAPGVEVRPITMISGTSPFCETFFTDVKVPKENLVGEEGQGWTIGKRLLQHERTNISGGGRLASMMGQSLGDIAKKYGDTDAQGELADKVLRDRIADFEIRWNSFLLTARRAVEESKAQGGVSEISSVLKKLGTKLSQERSELLIEIRGLQGLGWEGDEFTKGELDAVRGWLFGKATTIYGGSTEIQNNIIAKRVLGMLDHQ; translated from the coding sequence ATGGCAACCCAGCTAGAACCCGATGTACACGCCGACGAGGAGGCGTTTCGCACCGAAGTGCAACAATTCCTCGCCACCCATTTCACCGACGAGCTCAAGGGCAGCGCCAATGCGCTGGCCGGAGTCGACGGCCCGACCGATGAAACGCCTGCACAGACCAAATGGCGCGAAGCGGTGGGCGAGCGCGGCTGGGGCACACCGACCTGGCCCAAGGAATATGGCGGCGGCGGCCTGACCAAGGCGCAGGCCAAGATCGTCGACCAGGAATTTGCCAAGGCCGGGGCCTACAACCCGATCGGCGGCATGGGCGTGATGATGTTCGGCCCGACGCTGCTCGAATATGGCAACGAGAAGCAGAAGCAGGAGCATATTCCGCCGATCTGCCGCGGCGAAATCCGCTGGTGCCAGGGCTATTCGGAACCCAATGCCGGGTCCGACCTCGCCAATCTGCAGACCTTCGCCGAAGACAAGGGCGACCATTACATCGTCAATGGCCAGAAGACCTGGACCAGCGGCGGCCAGTGGGCGGACAAGTGCTTCGCCATCGTCCGTACCGACAAGAGCGACAAGCACCGCGGCATCAGCTTCATGCTGCTCGACATGGAGGCCCCCGGCGTGGAAGTGCGTCCGATCACCATGATCAGCGGCACCAGCCCGTTCTGCGAAACCTTCTTCACCGACGTCAAGGTACCGAAGGAAAACCTCGTCGGCGAGGAAGGCCAGGGCTGGACGATCGGCAAGCGCCTGCTGCAGCACGAGCGGACCAATATTTCGGGCGGTGGCCGGTTGGCCAGCATGATGGGCCAGAGCCTTGGCGACATTGCCAAGAAATATGGCGACACCGACGCTCAGGGCGAATTGGCCGACAAGGTCCTGCGCGACCGGATCGCCGATTTCGAAATCCGCTGGAACAGCTTCCTGCTCACCGCGCGCCGCGCGGTCGAGGAAAGCAAGGCACAGGGCGGCGTGTCGGAAATCAGCTCGGTGCTCAAGAAACTCGGCACCAAGCTGAGCCAGGAACGCAGCGAACTGCTGATCGAGATCCGCGGCCTGCAGGGGCTCGGCTGGGAAGGCGACGAATTCACCAAGGGTGAACTCGATGCCGTACGCGGCTGGCTCTTCGGCAAGGCCACCACGATCTACGGCGGCTCGACCGAAATCCAGAACAACATCATCGCCAAGCGTGTGCTCGGCATGCTCGACCACCAGTAA
- a CDS encoding HpcH/HpaI aldolase/citrate lyase family protein, translating into MTEASKPQIRMRSWLFAPGDSVKKMTKAAEGDADIVLFDLEDAVVESGKVSARAAIAEFLAGKSAAERERLWVRINPLDGEWTADDLAAIMPARPGGIMLPKSRGRHDVEELDRQMTALETEHDIAPGSTPVIALVTETAAAMFTTGDYGGAPRLAAMTWGAEDLADSLGAQSNKDFEGDFAFTYKLARSLCLLGAAAAEVVPVETIDTNFRDLEALRKRAIEVRRQGYRGMLAIHPAQVPVINEAFTPSEEEIAEAREIVELFEADPSAGTIGWKGGMLDRPHLSRARQLLAQVEA; encoded by the coding sequence ATGACCGAAGCATCCAAACCGCAAATCCGCATGCGCAGCTGGCTGTTCGCCCCGGGCGACAGCGTGAAGAAGATGACCAAGGCCGCCGAGGGCGACGCCGATATCGTCCTGTTCGATCTGGAAGATGCGGTGGTCGAGAGCGGCAAGGTCAGCGCGCGCGCCGCGATCGCCGAATTCCTCGCCGGCAAGAGCGCGGCGGAGCGCGAACGGCTGTGGGTGCGGATCAACCCGCTCGACGGCGAATGGACGGCGGACGATCTCGCCGCGATCATGCCTGCCCGGCCCGGAGGGATCATGCTGCCCAAATCGCGCGGGCGCCACGATGTCGAGGAACTCGACCGGCAGATGACCGCGCTCGAAACCGAACACGACATTGCGCCCGGATCGACACCGGTGATCGCGCTGGTCACCGAAACCGCCGCCGCCATGTTCACCACTGGCGATTACGGCGGTGCCCCGCGGCTCGCCGCGATGACCTGGGGCGCGGAAGATCTTGCCGATTCGCTCGGCGCGCAGAGCAATAAGGATTTCGAGGGCGACTTCGCCTTTACCTACAAGCTGGCGCGCAGCCTGTGCCTGTTGGGCGCAGCGGCCGCCGAAGTGGTGCCGGTCGAAACCATCGATACCAATTTCCGCGATCTCGAAGCGCTGCGCAAGCGCGCGATCGAGGTGCGCCGCCAGGGCTATCGCGGGATGCTCGCGATCCACCCCGCGCAGGTGCCGGTGATCAACGAGGCCTTCACTCCGAGTGAAGAAGAGATCGCCGAAGCGCGCGAGATCGTCGAGCTGTTCGAAGCCGATCCGTCAGCGGGGACCATTGGCTGGAAGGGCGGCATGCTCGACCGCCCGCATCTATCGCGCGCACGCCAACTGCTGGCGCAGGTCGAGGCCTGA
- a CDS encoding 3'(2'),5'-bisphosphate nucleotidase CysQ — protein sequence MTDAELAAHLANVAGKILIEVRESGMFAGKALGKAGDETANQFLVHALREQRPEDGLLSEESKDTDERLSKERVWIVDPVDGTREYGEARTDWAVHVALCVNGRPEIGAVALPGLDVVLRTDAPVTVPAAAETPRMVVSRTRPAAEAVAVSEAIGAELVGMGSAGAKSMAVVRGEAEIYLHTGGQYEWDSAAPAAVALAHGLHASRIDGSPLVYNNADTYMPDLLICRPEWADRVLEEVGKLN from the coding sequence ATGACCGATGCCGAACTCGCCGCCCACCTCGCCAATGTGGCGGGCAAGATCCTCATCGAGGTACGCGAGAGCGGGATGTTCGCGGGCAAGGCGCTGGGCAAGGCAGGCGACGAGACCGCCAACCAGTTCCTCGTCCATGCGCTGCGCGAACAGCGGCCCGAGGACGGGTTGCTGAGCGAGGAAAGCAAGGACACCGACGAACGTCTGTCGAAGGAGCGCGTGTGGATCGTCGACCCGGTCGATGGCACACGCGAATATGGCGAGGCGCGGACCGACTGGGCGGTGCATGTCGCGCTATGCGTGAACGGCAGGCCCGAAATCGGCGCGGTCGCGCTGCCCGGGCTCGATGTGGTCCTGCGCACCGATGCCCCGGTCACCGTGCCCGCAGCTGCGGAAACGCCGCGCATGGTGGTCAGCCGCACTCGCCCCGCCGCCGAAGCGGTCGCGGTGTCGGAGGCAATCGGTGCAGAACTGGTCGGCATGGGTTCGGCAGGCGCGAAGTCGATGGCGGTGGTCCGCGGCGAGGCGGAAATCTACCTCCACACCGGCGGCCAGTACGAATGGGACAGCGCCGCCCCGGCAGCGGTTGCGCTCGCGCATGGCCTGCACGCCAGCCGTATCGACGGCAGCCCGCTGGTCTACAACAATGCCGACACCTACATGCCCGATCTGCTGATCTGCCGTCCCGAATGGGCGGACCGGGTGCTGGAAGAGGTCGGCAAGCTTAACTGA
- a CDS encoding MFS transporter, whose protein sequence is MNRADPVAAPAVPNLSAATRIAYGTGAMANGVKSAAFSSYLMLYFNQVIGVPAGIVGTALACTLLVDAIVDPLLGRWADVTRTRWGRRHPFMYAAIVPTTLLFYCAWFPPDGMSHLQLGLWIFAFAAGTRAAISAFEINSSAMAPELSTDYAERTRLFSLRYWFGYSGAYGFTAFSLAFIFVESEAFPRGQLNPASYENFALLGAVLIFLAMMISTLGTHNRVPYLRQAENSAPMPAGQHLGEMFAAFRNRAFLIIFGFGVLKYTAIGLYSAMNLYWDTYLFKLDVGQLALLTLASFVAATIAAPVAPWFSRRMGKRNSSIVFAITGISIGLSPLYLSYFDLFWVPGDALLLPALFTIGAIYMAMIAISLINTSAMLADVVEDSAIETGKHTAGTFFSASSFMQQCSTALGLFFAGWLLAAAEFPERADPATIAEGLVDRLLVLYIPTILCLWIVGALILLFYPISRARHERNVEILRAREAEARDQVQSNTPLGGPAR, encoded by the coding sequence GTGAACCGCGCCGATCCCGTAGCCGCGCCTGCCGTGCCGAACCTCTCGGCAGCGACCCGCATTGCCTATGGCACGGGGGCGATGGCCAATGGGGTCAAGAGCGCGGCCTTCTCCAGCTATCTGATGCTCTATTTCAACCAGGTGATCGGCGTGCCCGCCGGGATCGTCGGCACCGCGCTGGCGTGCACGCTGCTGGTCGATGCGATCGTCGACCCCCTCCTCGGCCGCTGGGCGGATGTCACCCGGACGCGGTGGGGCCGCCGCCATCCGTTCATGTATGCCGCAATCGTGCCCACTACGCTGCTGTTCTATTGCGCGTGGTTTCCGCCCGACGGGATGAGCCATCTGCAGCTGGGCCTGTGGATCTTCGCCTTCGCAGCGGGGACGCGCGCCGCGATCAGCGCGTTCGAGATCAATTCCTCCGCCATGGCCCCCGAATTGAGCACCGATTATGCCGAGCGGACACGGCTGTTTTCGCTGCGCTACTGGTTCGGCTATTCGGGCGCCTATGGTTTCACCGCCTTTTCGCTCGCTTTCATCTTCGTCGAAAGCGAGGCGTTTCCGCGCGGTCAGCTCAATCCCGCAAGCTACGAGAATTTCGCGCTGCTCGGCGCGGTGCTGATCTTCCTCGCGATGATGATCAGCACACTGGGGACGCACAACCGCGTCCCGTATCTGCGACAGGCCGAAAACAGCGCGCCGATGCCCGCGGGCCAGCACTTGGGCGAAATGTTCGCGGCCTTCCGCAACCGGGCGTTCCTGATCATCTTCGGCTTCGGCGTGCTCAAATATACCGCGATCGGCCTCTACAGCGCGATGAACCTCTATTGGGACACCTATCTGTTCAAGCTCGACGTCGGACAATTGGCCCTGCTGACGCTCGCCAGTTTCGTTGCCGCAACCATCGCCGCGCCGGTGGCGCCGTGGTTCTCCAGGCGGATGGGCAAGCGCAACTCCAGCATCGTCTTCGCCATCACCGGTATCAGCATTGGCCTGTCACCGCTTTACCTGTCCTATTTCGACCTGTTCTGGGTACCCGGCGATGCGCTGCTGCTGCCCGCTCTGTTCACCATCGGGGCGATCTACATGGCGATGATCGCGATCAGCCTGATCAACACCAGCGCCATGCTGGCCGATGTGGTCGAGGACAGCGCGATCGAAACCGGCAAGCACACCGCGGGTACCTTCTTCTCCGCATCCAGTTTCATGCAGCAATGCTCCACCGCGCTCGGCCTGTTCTTTGCCGGCTGGCTGTTGGCGGCGGCGGAGTTTCCCGAACGCGCCGACCCCGCAACGATTGCCGAAGGGCTGGTGGACAGGCTGCTTGTCCTTTACATCCCCACAATCCTTTGCCTGTGGATTGTCGGCGCGCTGATCCTGCTGTTCTATCCGATCAGCCGCGCCCGCCACGAGCGCAATGTCGAAATCCTGCGTGCCCGCGAAGCCGAAGCGCGCGACCAAGTGCAAAGCAATACCCCGCTGGGCGGCCCTGCCCGGTAG
- a CDS encoding class I adenylate-forming enzyme family protein yields the protein MSDLARAIGFVPSADWPARTRAECHDYLTAPGARFEMDTVDICGVPTRVWKNAPANLRQVAMVGRTHGDRLFAIYEDERITYDAWFRAVAHLAGELRARGVEKGDRVALAMRNLPEWPVAFFAATTIGAICVPLNAWWTGPELAFGLANSGAKLLVCDAERWDRIAPHRAELPDLETVLVSRSDAAPDGTERLEDVLGTPHEYASLPQAELPEVEIGPEDEATIFYTSGTTGQPKGALGTHRNLCTNILSSGYNGAMAALRRGEEPPAPVQKVGLTVIPLFHVTACSAGLMGYVAAGHTMVFMHKWDPLQAFQLIEREQVNLAGGVPTIAWQLLEHPERANYDLSSLEAIAYGGAPAAPELVRKIHEVFGALPGNGWGMTETMATVTGHSSEDYLNRPDSCGPPVGVADLKIVGDDGETELPVGEVGELWARGPMVVKGYWNRPEATAETFVDGWVRTGDLAKLDEEGWCYIVDRAKDMIIRGGENIYSSEIENVLYDHPAVTDAALIGLAHPTLGEEPAAVVHLAPGMSASEDELREWVAARLAKFKVPVRVVFVEDTLPRNANGKILKKDLGTFFA from the coding sequence ATGAGCGATCTCGCGCGCGCGATCGGTTTCGTGCCGTCGGCCGACTGGCCGGCAAGGACCAGAGCCGAATGCCACGACTACCTTACCGCACCCGGTGCCCGGTTCGAAATGGATACGGTCGACATCTGCGGGGTCCCCACACGGGTATGGAAGAACGCGCCGGCCAACCTGCGGCAGGTTGCGATGGTGGGCCGCACGCATGGCGACCGCCTGTTCGCGATCTACGAGGACGAGCGGATCACCTATGACGCGTGGTTCCGCGCGGTTGCACATCTGGCTGGCGAACTGCGCGCCCGCGGGGTGGAGAAGGGCGACCGCGTCGCATTGGCGATGCGCAATTTGCCCGAATGGCCGGTGGCCTTTTTCGCCGCTACGACGATCGGGGCAATCTGCGTGCCGCTCAATGCCTGGTGGACCGGGCCCGAACTCGCCTTCGGCCTGGCCAATTCGGGTGCCAAGCTGCTGGTGTGCGACGCGGAGCGCTGGGATCGAATAGCGCCGCACCGGGCCGAATTGCCCGACCTCGAAACCGTGCTGGTGTCGCGTAGCGATGCCGCCCCCGATGGCACGGAGCGGCTCGAGGATGTCCTCGGTACGCCGCACGAGTACGCCTCGCTGCCCCAAGCCGAATTGCCCGAGGTCGAAATTGGGCCCGAGGATGAGGCGACGATCTTCTACACCAGCGGGACCACCGGCCAGCCCAAGGGCGCGCTGGGCACGCATCGCAATCTGTGCACCAATATCCTGTCCAGCGGCTACAATGGCGCGATGGCCGCCTTGCGGCGCGGCGAGGAACCGCCCGCACCGGTGCAGAAGGTCGGCCTGACCGTCATCCCGCTGTTCCACGTGACTGCCTGCTCGGCGGGGCTGATGGGCTATGTCGCGGCGGGCCATACGATGGTCTTCATGCACAAGTGGGACCCGTTGCAGGCCTTCCAGTTGATCGAGCGCGAGCAGGTCAATCTGGCTGGGGGTGTGCCGACCATCGCCTGGCAATTGCTCGAACATCCCGAGCGCGCAAATTACGATCTCTCCAGCCTCGAGGCGATTGCCTATGGCGGGGCGCCTGCCGCGCCCGAGCTGGTGCGCAAGATCCACGAGGTCTTCGGCGCGCTGCCCGGCAATGGCTGGGGCATGACCGAAACCATGGCGACGGTCACCGGCCATTCCTCCGAGGATTATCTCAACCGACCCGACAGCTGCGGCCCCCCGGTGGGGGTGGCCGACCTCAAGATCGTGGGCGACGACGGCGAGACCGAGCTTCCCGTGGGCGAGGTTGGCGAGCTGTGGGCGCGCGGGCCGATGGTAGTGAAGGGCTATTGGAACCGCCCCGAGGCGACCGCGGAAACCTTCGTCGACGGCTGGGTCCGCACGGGCGATCTCGCCAAGCTCGACGAGGAAGGCTGGTGCTATATCGTCGACCGGGCCAAGGACATGATCATCCGCGGCGGCGAAAACATCTACTCATCCGAGATCGAGAACGTGCTCTATGACCACCCGGCGGTGACCGACGCGGCGCTGATCGGGCTCGCGCATCCGACCTTGGGCGAAGAACCGGCGGCGGTCGTCCACCTCGCCCCCGGCATGTCCGCGAGCGAAGATGAATTGCGCGAATGGGTCGCGGCGCGGCTGGCCAAGTTCAAGGTCCCCGTGCGCGTGGTTTTCGTCGAGGACACGCTGCCCCGCAATGCCAATGGCAAGATCCTCAAGAAGGATCTGGGGACGTTCTTCGCATGA
- a CDS encoding serine hydrolase domain-containing protein — MFDLADAGTLGFDADRLGRIAPFLGTTYIDNGRLPNAQLLVARDGQPVHYTRLGVMGDDQRELRDDALFRIASMTKPVTSVAFMQLVERGLVALEEPVTKVFPEFAELAVYAGGGGSIPFAPGTPTHAMRFVDLLTHMSGFTYGLQNRNNIDAVYREHNFDFARDHLDSDDFIAKLAKLPLEFAPGEGWNYSVSTDVLGVAVERISGMRLGDYFVKHIFSPLGMTDTHFGVAEGQSERLVDAYAYRPGQAPKLINAGATSKLNRAGTFDSGGGGLISTIADYHRFATMLLNGGELDGARIISPKTLRLMRTNHLPNNADLTEMSSSLFSEANNAGTGFGLGFAMVIDPAKTLMPSSLGEFYWGGAHSTAFFVDPVERITMVFMTQVYPSSTYPIRRQLKTLIYSALTQTHA; from the coding sequence ATGTTCGATCTGGCAGATGCCGGGACGCTGGGTTTCGACGCCGACAGGCTGGGCCGAATCGCGCCCTTCCTAGGCACCACCTATATCGACAATGGCCGCTTGCCCAATGCGCAGCTGCTGGTCGCCCGCGACGGACAGCCGGTGCATTACACCAGGCTTGGCGTGATGGGCGACGACCAGCGCGAACTGCGCGACGATGCGCTGTTCCGCATCGCCAGCATGACCAAGCCGGTCACGTCGGTCGCCTTCATGCAGCTGGTCGAACGCGGACTCGTTGCGCTCGAGGAACCAGTCACCAAGGTGTTTCCCGAATTCGCCGAACTGGCGGTCTATGCAGGCGGCGGCGGGTCGATCCCCTTCGCGCCCGGCACGCCAACACATGCGATGCGCTTCGTCGACCTGCTGACGCATATGTCGGGCTTCACTTACGGGCTGCAGAACCGCAACAACATCGATGCGGTCTATCGCGAGCATAATTTCGACTTTGCCCGCGACCATCTCGACAGCGACGACTTCATCGCGAAACTCGCCAAGCTCCCGCTTGAATTCGCCCCGGGCGAGGGGTGGAATTATTCGGTCTCGACCGATGTCCTCGGCGTCGCGGTTGAGCGGATCAGCGGGATGCGGCTGGGCGACTATTTCGTGAAGCACATCTTCAGCCCGCTGGGCATGACAGATACGCATTTCGGTGTTGCCGAGGGGCAGAGCGAGCGGCTGGTCGATGCCTATGCCTATCGCCCCGGGCAGGCTCCGAAGCTGATCAATGCGGGCGCGACCAGCAAGCTCAACCGGGCGGGCACATTCGACAGCGGCGGCGGCGGACTGATCAGCACCATCGCCGATTACCACCGCTTCGCGACCATGCTGCTCAACGGCGGCGAACTGGACGGCGCGCGCATCATCAGCCCCAAGACCCTGCGGCTGATGCGGACCAACCATCTACCGAACAATGCCGACCTCACCGAAATGTCGAGCAGCCTGTTTTCCGAGGCCAACAATGCCGGCACCGGTTTCGGCCTTGGTTTTGCCATGGTGATCGATCCGGCGAAGACGCTGATGCCGTCCAGCCTCGGCGAATTCTACTGGGGCGGCGCGCATTCGACCGCTTTCTTCGTCGATCCGGTCGAACGCATCACCATGGTCTTCATGACGCAGGTCTATCCCTCGTCGACCTATCCCATCCGGCGGCAGCTCAAGACGCTGATCTATTCCGCCCTCACCCAAACCCACGCCTGA
- a CDS encoding TetR/AcrR family transcriptional regulator codes for MSRPAATRKFGEKREAIVHAAAVLINEVGVQATTLAEVARAIGLNATSVTYYFPRKEQLVVAVYDQTLSLMEEMASEALAQPDPAARLRHLIGAHVALRKRIRAGERGLTVALSEIRTLDPEVQDPLMAHYLRVVDLVRRFFGEWQDNAERAVFSARAHILLEAVMWWPVWSLRYSVLDFPRIEERLFDVLANGLPAQQGTFAPQPLVGSWRTPEDDDTNQNEAFLRAATVTINERGYRGASVNRIAESLNVTKGSFYHHHEAKDDLVLACFQQSYDRMSSVQMAGQGIDTDYWTRLTSVLAELVDVQFFDRTPLLRTTALQALDAGQKVDVVTRSNRLARRFAGMLIDGIADGSVRAIDPLIAGQVMMSTVNSAYEARHWAARFERPGEAIETYLSVMSAGMLAPSR; via the coding sequence ATGAGCCGCCCCGCAGCGACCCGCAAGTTCGGCGAAAAGCGCGAGGCTATCGTCCACGCCGCGGCGGTGCTGATCAACGAGGTGGGGGTGCAGGCGACCACGCTGGCCGAAGTCGCGCGCGCGATCGGCCTCAATGCCACCAGCGTGACCTATTATTTCCCGCGCAAGGAACAGCTGGTCGTCGCGGTCTATGACCAGACGCTGTCGCTGATGGAGGAGATGGCGAGCGAGGCGCTGGCGCAGCCCGACCCGGCGGCGCGATTGCGCCACCTGATCGGCGCGCATGTCGCGCTCAGAAAGCGAATTCGCGCGGGCGAGCGCGGGCTGACCGTCGCGCTGTCCGAAATCCGCACGCTCGATCCCGAAGTGCAGGATCCGCTGATGGCGCATTACCTGCGCGTGGTCGACCTGGTGCGCCGCTTCTTCGGCGAATGGCAGGACAATGCCGAGCGCGCGGTGTTTTCGGCGCGCGCGCATATCCTGCTCGAAGCGGTGATGTGGTGGCCGGTATGGTCGCTGCGCTATTCGGTGCTCGACTTCCCGCGCATCGAGGAGCGGCTGTTCGATGTGCTCGCCAACGGGCTGCCGGCGCAGCAGGGGACCTTCGCGCCGCAGCCGCTGGTGGGCAGCTGGCGCACACCCGAAGACGACGACACCAACCAGAACGAGGCGTTCCTGCGCGCCGCGACGGTGACCATCAACGAGCGCGGCTATCGCGGCGCCTCGGTCAATCGCATTGCCGAAAGCCTCAATGTCACCAAGGGCAGCTTCTACCACCACCACGAAGCCAAGGACGACTTGGTGCTCGCCTGCTTCCAGCAGAGCTACGACCGCATGTCGTCGGTGCAAATGGCCGGGCAGGGGATCGATACCGATTACTGGACCCGCCTGACCAGCGTGCTGGCCGAGCTGGTCGATGTGCAGTTCTTCGACCGCACCCCGCTATTGCGCACCACCGCGCTGCAGGCGCTCGATGCCGGGCAAAAGGTCGATGTGGTCACCCGGTCGAACCGGCTGGCGCGGCGGTTCGCGGGCATGCTCATCGACGGCATCGCCGATGGTTCGGTGCGCGCGATCGATCCGCTGATTGCGGGGCAGGTAATGATGTCGACGGTCAATTCGGCCTATGAGGCACGGCACTGGGCGGCGCGGTTCGAGCGGCCCGGAGAGGCGATCGAAACCTATCTCTCGGTCATGTCCGCGGGGATGCTGGCCCCGTCACGCTAG
- a CDS encoding MFS transporter: MEDNLRRNYATNLTHGVFGMTGFRLIYAPTIIPAYLYLLTGSAAAVGLGTALLQLGGTVSPILSGAKVESRKRILPYAITVGSMMRVMVLVLALAAWMLEGTALLVVTLAAFLLLGFFSGAQRVAFQMLMAKLIPLDRRGRLQGIRNMAGGLIAAGLAWVAGHYFIEQEWLGNGYATTFLLAFILTSIGLVVLRLGIREPDAPRLRPLLPWRERIGQFGELLQHRDFRAFLVAHGLAAIARVGLPFWTLYVGDRLGLDGALIGSLSLAFLAADTLSNLVWGALGDRVGFRAVYLGALASSIAGMALMVFGDGWLLYASFAALGFGFSGWMMAAVTLVLEFGEHEDIPMRLALTTTVEGGVSSIGPVLVGLSIAALGYAPLIVAAFASLIASLALMIWHVREPRSLA, from the coding sequence ATGGAGGACAACCTCCGGCGCAATTACGCGACCAATCTGACGCATGGCGTCTTCGGGATGACCGGCTTCCGGCTGATCTATGCGCCCACGATCATCCCCGCCTATCTCTATCTGCTCACTGGCAGCGCCGCCGCCGTAGGGCTCGGCACCGCGCTGCTGCAATTGGGCGGGACGGTGTCGCCGATCCTGTCGGGCGCCAAGGTCGAAAGCCGCAAGCGCATCCTGCCATATGCGATCACCGTCGGTTCGATGATGCGCGTGATGGTGCTGGTGCTGGCACTCGCTGCATGGATGCTCGAAGGCACCGCGCTGCTCGTCGTCACCTTGGCCGCGTTCCTCCTGCTGGGGTTCTTCAGCGGCGCGCAGCGGGTGGCGTTCCAGATGCTGATGGCCAAGCTCATCCCGCTCGACCGGCGCGGACGGTTGCAGGGTATCCGCAACATGGCCGGCGGGCTGATCGCCGCGGGGCTCGCCTGGGTCGCGGGGCATTATTTCATCGAACAGGAATGGCTCGGCAATGGCTATGCCACGACCTTCCTGCTGGCTTTCATCCTCACTTCGATCGGGCTCGTTGTGCTGCGGCTGGGCATTCGCGAACCCGATGCGCCGCGGCTGCGCCCACTACTGCCATGGCGCGAACGGATCGGGCAGTTCGGCGAACTGCTCCAGCACCGCGATTTCCGCGCCTTCCTCGTCGCGCACGGGCTGGCCGCGATCGCCCGGGTCGGCCTGCCGTTCTGGACGCTGTATGTAGGCGACCGGCTGGGCCTCGACGGCGCGCTCATCGGCTCGCTCAGCCTCGCTTTCCTCGCCGCCGATACCCTATCCAACCTCGTCTGGGGCGCGCTGGGTGACCGGGTCGGCTTCCGCGCGGTCTATCTGGGCGCGCTGGCCAGCAGCATCGCGGGCATGGCGCTGATGGTCTTCGGTGACGGCTGGCTGCTCTACGCCAGCTTCGCCGCGCTGGGCTTCGGCTTTTCCGGCTGGATGATGGCCGCGGTGACGCTGGTGCTCGAATTCGGCGAGCATGAGGATATTCCGATGCGGCTGGCGCTGACCACCACGGTCGAAGGCGGCGTATCCTCGATCGGACCGGTGCTCGTCGGGCTGAGCATTGCAGCGCTCGGCTATGCGCCGCTGATCGTCGCGGCCTTCGCCTCGCTCATCGCCAGCCTCGCGCTGATGATCTGGCACGTACGCGAACCGCGTAGCCTAGCGTGA
- a CDS encoding acyl-CoA dehydrogenase family protein, producing MAVLNEEQEMLRDMARDWATNESPVAEFRKVRAAGEPQAYNTGAYATMAEMGWAGVIIPEAQGGSDFGFMSAGLVVEELGKTLTASPLVATTIAASAIILGGSDEQKAKWLSKLASGETVATLAVDEGAHHDPSAIEASVSGGKLSGKKAFVHEAHGADLFVVAAKDGLYLVEKGDGVSLTTRKLTDQRSHADVSFDGAAAEKLEGGGDTLLDDVLDRARVLAAAEMLGMAQQVFDTTLDYLKQRVQFNQVLATFQSLQHRMADLFADLAQMRSAVEAGLQAVDGGFGVARAATVAKAEANRVLHVISNQGIQLHGGIGMTDEYDIGFYVKRARVLEASWGSTSYLKDRFAKLGSY from the coding sequence ATGGCAGTTCTCAACGAAGAACAGGAAATGCTGCGCGACATGGCGCGCGACTGGGCGACCAACGAAAGCCCCGTGGCAGAATTCCGCAAGGTCCGTGCGGCCGGCGAACCGCAGGCCTATAACACCGGCGCCTATGCCACGATGGCCGAAATGGGCTGGGCCGGGGTGATCATCCCCGAAGCGCAGGGCGGCTCCGATTTCGGCTTCATGTCGGCGGGTCTCGTGGTCGAGGAACTGGGCAAGACGCTGACCGCCAGCCCGCTGGTCGCGACGACCATCGCCGCGAGCGCGATCATCCTCGGCGGGAGCGACGAACAGAAGGCCAAATGGCTGTCCAAACTCGCCAGCGGCGAAACCGTGGCGACGCTCGCGGTCGATGAAGGCGCGCATCACGATCCCTCCGCGATCGAGGCCAGCGTGTCGGGTGGCAAGCTGTCGGGCAAGAAAGCCTTCGTCCACGAAGCGCATGGTGCCGACCTGTTCGTGGTCGCCGCCAAGGATGGACTGTACCTGGTCGAAAAGGGTGACGGCGTTTCACTGACGACGCGCAAGCTCACCGACCAGCGCAGCCATGCCGATGTGTCGTTTGACGGCGCCGCGGCAGAGAAGCTTGAAGGCGGCGGCGACACGCTGCTCGACGATGTGCTCGACCGGGCGCGCGTGCTGGCGGCTGCCGAAATGCTCGGCATGGCGCAGCAGGTGTTCGACACCACGCTCGATTATCTGAAGCAGCGCGTGCAGTTCAACCAGGTGCTCGCCACCTTCCAGTCGCTCCAGCACCGCATGGCCGATCTGTTCGCCGATCTCGCGCAGATGCGCTCGGCGGTGGAAGCGGGCCTGCAGGCGGTCGATGGCGGCTTTGGCGTCGCCCGCGCGGCCACGGTCGCCAAGGCCGAGGCCAATCGCGTGCTGCACGTGATCAGCAACCAGGGTATCCAGCTGCACGGCGGCATCGGGATGACCGATGAATACGATATCGGCTTCTACGTCAAACGCGCGCGCGTGCTTGAAGCGAGCTGGGGTTCGACGAGCTATCTCAAGGATCGTTTCGCCAAGCTGGGTAGCTATTGA